CGATGTTAATTTCACAAGTTGCATTCAGAGTTAAACAGACCATTAGCAAGGGGGCGGGGctacagtgtgattgacagctggttCCGTCCAATGGCTGCAGGAGGCAGGTGGAtgctcctcagctgcagcaatttgattaatttgaatgcaaattgaatatttgtttaaattttaCATTAACTCAACATGTGGTGAGTCCTTCTCGAACGAGGTCGACCTCACAGttactctctctctgccttccccccccccatctctctctctgtctctctctgtagaGGACAGTCGTTTTTTAAGTCTTCCTCAattcaaaatctgtttatttacatctctCCTTTTGGGTTCACTTCAAAATCAGTCCACCGTTTCCCCATTAGCAGTCTCTGAGCGCCCCGTGCAGCAGtgaggggctggggggggggggggcaaagcggctagtggggggggggcgaacaTTGGCCTCTTTGTCGCCGTGTGAACAAAGGCGGCGGTGATGTAATgtgaagggaaggagggagcgGTGGAGGATGGGATGTGCCGGCCTCTAGCATCAGCGCTCCCCCAGACGTAACTGCAGGTCACGTGATCGGGcttatttctttgtaaaatcacacgcacacactcacacacacacacacacacacacacacacacactcgcatccCTCTTTCACAAACTGTACATTAGCAGTCAttgtgtggagcagcagcagcgacgcGGCCCACTCAGAAATGTAGCATCCACTTATCatccggaggagagagagagagcagcagtgtgaagacgtgtgtgtttgtgtgtgtttgtgtgtcgtggTAACAGCTGTGAGTCTTTTGTTGTGACTGTGACGCGACAGAGGAAAGATCCAAACGTCATTTCAGAGACACAACAATGTCTCCGTGTCGTGTGGGGTTGGGTTCTTTCCTCCTCGTGTTGGATGGCGAGCGCCGTTCCTTCAGTGTGAGAGCAGGACTCGGTGACCTGTCCTGTCATCGTCTTGAGGGTCGCCGAGGAGCGGCTGCCTGGCCCAGctgaccggggggggggggcagggcggGTCGCCAGGGTGTCACAGAgacaacatacaacatacacACCCGCATTCACACCTATGTTCactttagagtctccaattagcTTTGGAATGTGAGAGGAAGGAGGTCAACATACAAACTACACGGGatttgaaccaggaaccttcgTGCTAAACGCTTCACGTTCTTCTTCTAGTGTTCCTGATGCTTCTGTGCACATCTCAGATTTCTTCACAGATTTTTAATGTCCTTTCTATGCTTCGTTATTTGGTATTTTTCTtcgttgagggttaagaacagaggacgTCGCACTTTGTTCAGATCTATGACACAAATAACTaaggatggggggaaaaaacgattcagttacaaatcgcgattcttgtgaatgacgattttaaatcgccatgctgcctcccaaatcgatttttttaaaacatatttattggtttatacgggggggtatattgggggagcaacatcaccccagagcatgttgaccagctcttgtttttgcacaagaatctaaacatacccaagcactagctttgtatcggctgcatgcaaacaacaatagcctactttttgtttattttttgtttatttcattctatttaatttaccttttatttattgtttaaaagaagcctaagtggcttacatttcttaatctgtcagtttgtgtgcagttgacaggggctatacaataatagggaacatttttatttattttctctattggctgccaggcagtcattaagttaatgttaatatttgaaataaaacttgtaaagctctaagtgaatttgactgtgttgtatttcaaggtatgattcaacttttttccatggtccagtacttaaaaaaaaaaaaaaaaaagaagaaattccaggaaatcgtaatatcgaatcgcaatacccacaaaaatcgcaatacatatcgtatcgccacctaagtatcgtgatagtatcgtatcgggaggtccctgccgattcccgtccctacaaATAACGTTTGATTGACATAAAGCAGAGTAAGTCCTTTTCCAACGTGAGACTTCAGGCGTCAGGTGACTCATCCTCCCGTCTCTGTGGCGTCTTGTGTTGCAGGTACGGGCAGCGGCTCCCTCTCCCACGCCATCCTGCGCACCATCGCCCCCACCGGTCACCTGCACACGGTGGAGTTCCACCAGCAGCGGGCGGAGAAGGTGGCCGAGGAGTTCAAGGAGCACCGGGTGGATCACCTGGTGACCGTCAGGAACCAGGACGTCTGCAAGGACGGCTTCGGAGTGAGCGGCGTGGCGGACGCCGTGTTCCTGGACATCCCGAGCCCCTGGGAGGCCGTGAAGCACGCCAAGGCGGCGCTGAAGAGACACGGTGAGACACGCCTCTAATCAAACACACTGCGAACCAGCAACAGCTTTACTACGTGACCTCATAACTCCCATGATTCCACGCTGCATCACAGCGCTGAAGTGAAATACTgtacatttgtgtatttttttttaaaaaacatatatttattggttttatacagttttatacatttacctCAATTaacatacatacaagaaccttccccaaactgaacatatggcagtataaaatgacagtaaataatacaaatatcaaaaaaatagctaagttatgattaaaacataaattcaaggacaaaaaatggcaatgaaaatactaatttagtttaaactaaattgaaacaaaaaattaaatatatatatatatatatatatataagtaaaattaaaaaaaacatgtcacaaacatggaacagagtaaatggtaaatggatttgtatttatatagcgtttttctagtctgatgatgaccactcaaagcttgcagcactttgttattctatgggggggctattgagggttcagcatcttgcccaaggacacttcggcatgcagatggttcagactggggattgaaccgccgaccttcaggttggagggcgaccgctctacccctcagccacagccgccattcctcacaacagattcgtcacttcacatttccaatgcctcttcaatgtcaccgttcttaacaaagtccagaaacatctcccagatacaGTCAAATTGAGAAGCTTTCCTCCTAACTACATATGTCTGGCCTAGAGAGGGAGGGGCtacatttgtgtatttaatgtgatCTCGAACAACAACTCTCAACACGAGTGGAAAACAAGTGAACTCCTCAGTGTCGAGTTTATCAGATGAATGAAACGTGTTCGGTAAAGTCCCGGAGGAGCGGTCACCACCTCCTGATGTTGACTGTTCTGCGTCACCCTGGTGCAGCAGGAACTTCACGACCATGACTGAGCATCTTTTTTTACACACCAGCCTGAGAATgtatccccccctcccccccgcccgcccccctccctcctcccatgACTGCAGCGCCgggctctgcagcagcagctccagcgtCCGTCCCGATCAGCAGCGATCGACCTTGTGAGCATGTGTTTGTTCACAGGACCACCATGTACATTTAGCTGATGAGGCAGAAAGTTTGTCTGGAGTCTCCGTGACGACCGGGACCTGCAGCGTGTCCGGGCAGGTCGGCAGATCCCTGGTCAGCGCTCGCACGTAAAGTCAGGTTGACATAGAGCCTTGTGCAATGTGAGGGTTTCGTCCTGAAATCACCGGGCGTGTTAAGAGCTGTTTGTTTAGGTTCAACCAAACAGACTAGAGGTCAGATCCAGAATGTGTTCAGTGGAACTGGGGAATAATGACTCTGTTGCATCGAGGCTGTTACCTGATCTGCTCAAAGGAACTGAATAAGTGAGGAACCTTCAGGGAATAAACAGAGGAGTGGCTGAGAGGTCAGACCTGAGTGACTTTGTCTGATGCAAAGACAAAGAATCTGTAAAAATCATTTCATCAACAGACAAAGCTCAACTTATTTTTTAATCGGCAAGAATTATACACAAAACAATCCCAAACAGGTGAGCAGGTTAGTCTGAAAGCAAATATTCCTGATGCACTTGAATGCATCATGGTTTTTTAAAACCCAAGCCCCAATATGAAGAGGAATGCTGCAGAGGTGAAGATGCTGCTCTGCaactctctccacctcctccgacGCCCTTTTATGGTGCCGCTGCCACATCTCATGAGCTGGACCATagcatacaacacacacacacacacacacagacagacacacacacacacacacacacagacagacacacacacacacacacacacacacacagacacacacacacataaagataCAGATAAATAGAGGGCAGCCATTGTGGAAGCAGTCCCATGACCATACAGGGTTATGCTGCAGGGAGAGAGCTGCTGATTGTGGCTCCAGAAGGAAAAGCTTCATTTGCTTCCCACTGCTCCGACTGGATGTTTTCCTCCGGAGAGTCGGAGCCGAGCTGAGCAACGAGACAACAGCCAAGAACACAAGGAGTGAAACGTTCACAAATTCACCTGCAGAGTCTGAAGAAACTTTGACCTCAGGTCGACACGACGAGTGTAAAATCCACTCAGACAAAACCCAGACTTTCCAAGAATAAACCTTATCTTATCCATAAATCACAAGAATAATCAGGTTCTACATTTCTGTCAGTTTCAAAACAATCCAGTGACGATTGAGTCcactgcaaacaggaagtgctaatggataaatactttaaatagtGCCAGTTTGAACAGATACGAGCTGAATAAGTAAGTTTCACATTGAGCTTCCTGTTTAACTCTGCTAAAGCATTAGTGGAATTTAATTTCCCAGAGTAAGGTCATGATGATTGTTGATAACTCTCAGCcagcaaattattttatttttattattaatcaatCTGcagattcttatttttttatattagtccagaacaaagaggaaactgaacaaaataatgatttaaaactCAGTGATGTTTTCAGTTCTCTatgaaataacaaacaaattgTCTTATATCTTTTATACTCAGTCCCCATTTGGTCTGTGATGATAGAATCTGTGATGTGACTGCAGGTCTCCTCTCAGGCTCAGATCTGCTTCACTGCAGTGGAGTAAACAAGTGGAATTTTTTTCCCCAAGTTGTAATTCAGGGAACGTTTTGGCCTGCGTCCCGTCGCTGTGCTCAGCTGTTCTCTGACGGCgctcaccctccctcccctgccACTCGGAGGACTAAGGAGTCTTTATTATGCAAGttttaaagcaaacacacacaagaacaaacTCAAGAACTTCGAGTCGCACACACACGTCCCGGCTCCAGGCATGTAAGGATCCGGGCTGTGGACGTATGGCTGATAGTCGAGGTTATTAATAACGGCCCGAGACGCCCTTGTATAATCATCAACCCGACCCCTCCCTGTGTTGGCACTGGTTGCCGGGAGACCGTGGCGCTGTGTTTACggccgtcgggggggggagAACACTGGTCCTATGAGCTGAAGGATCGTCTGCTATCTGAAACATCCTGCGGTGTTTACGAGACACAATGAACTTCCAACAGAGCTGcaccttcactcctgagtccacTGTGTAAATCTGCAGCTTCTGAATCCAAAGGTTCGACAACGGACTCGTTcatctcccatcatgcacctctGCGTTGTCCATTAAGGCCAAATTATgcctccgttttttctattacggacagataagaccacctatccgtcgtgaaacgtccactccgagggcttcggacagcttttcgtacacatctgatttttctaactatccgtcttcatgttggagacccgacggaccgctcttggctgtgattggtccgcgaacgacatcatttccgtatgacgtcatttccgtatttccggacctcaaacttcctgtttacttgtagcaacaaacacgaacacaactatgattctacgattaatgtgacgtgtgtgttaagccagcggagttgtccggctgacggtggctcgttagagcactgagggcatgtgtgcacggtcacagacggttagaacgagctttcaaaacggcgctagcaggctaggctagcgggctaggctagccaccatgctaactgcggtggtaacagtgcaagaacccgccgtcacgactttaattccacttctatcatgacactgtttctataataccgtcaggttagaagcaaacactggatagtagttgttagtgtcgggagtccctgctgactgtgtgtggaagctggggggagctagctccgggtagcttctagctacatgtagcctcaagcagattcaagctgtggaatcagcaacacagttcggaaacaagaccggggaaccgctgcgctaagaaactattacatcagcatcttgacacgctgggtgtcactttatttagatctgttagttgccatggttcagtgtgtgggaggagctaacatgtcaacagagacacgtggacttcttcttcccaaatggggtaggcttctctgagctcgtcttccgttgcgccacctatgggtttggcggtgaattttttccggacgtagactgacggagaagtaaaaatcaaaaagactctttcccccccgctgagacctctccgagaaacgaactcgtagtagtatataagagcctttagtcctgaagcaggaagtggatGGGGTCAGATCTGGGTCACCAACAGTTTGTGCTTGTGAAAAGTTTTGTCCACAttaaatttaatattattaacaaCAGTGAGGTTTCACGTTCACAGTCGTACACACAAATCTCTACACGTGACCCTGAAGTGAGAAGCTACCGGCCGATCTGCGTGAAAAGGACacgcccctcccctcccctggtAATGGCTGACGTTAGCCTAGCTCTCGTGCTAACCGCTAAGAAGTGGACTCGGCCGGGAGAAGGGTTTTGCCTCTAGTGGAAGTTAAACAACCAACAAACTAACCAAAGAACTCCACACACAGGGTGAAAACATTATCGGAACTTCCCAGAGGACGTAATTGAAACTACATGTGAAGATAACGTGACTCTAGACATCAAGCCGATTGGTTCATCTACTGATTAGAAGCAGGTTTGACACTGAGAAGAAAAACCAACTAAATGTTTAACTTAAAATCTGTATTAGTGCTGAAACGGACCCGGGAGTCCACTCCTCTGATCCCGGCTCCGTCCAGCTGCTCTGCTCCGAGTCACATTCTTCACTCCTCAGGTCAGCCGGTGAAAGTGCACTTGGCTCATCGCGGCCTCCTGCTGTGATCGCAGCGGGGGGGCGTTTGGAGACGAGAGGCCGGGGCCGGTAGGTGATCTGTTCTCCGACTCATCCCCCGATGATCCACAACCCTCAGCCTGGAGCCCGACGGGTCACAGGTCTGCTTTGTTAGGGAGAGAAGATGCTTTTGCAAACTCGCTTCTGGGTGcaaggaaaacaaattattattagaaGCTGTAGTATCCTGAGTTTCCCTGGAGGGAAGAAGATTCCTCCTGCAGTCCGTATTGAGTTTACAAATCTGGTTTGGATTATTTTTCTATGTGCGTGATGACACAGAGGAAACGTACCTTCGATACACGTTCTTCAGACATGATTCTTGTGGTTGTCACAAGCGTGTTGGTCAGGAAAACTCACACAAGGATAATTGTGTAATTGTTTCCTTTTCATAAATATTGTGTTTCGGTGGAAATCTCAGGTCCAGTCAGTTTCTCCTGTTCCCAGGAAGTCGAGCGCTCCTCAGAACAGAGATCCTGGATTAAATGGACCTGAATTTCCTTTTTCAGCTCAACTCACTAACATTAATATTAGTTATTTCCTGGTGATCATATTTTcatcttgttctctctctctctctctccagggggTCGGGTGTGCTCGTTCTCTCCGTGCATCGAGCAGGTTCAGAAGACGTGTGAGGCTCTGGCGGATCAGGGCTTCGAGGAGATCAGCCCCATGGAGGTTCTGCTCCGGGTCCACGACGTTAGGAACATCTACCTGCCGCTGCCCGACTTCGGGCCCGAGTCCTTCGCTCAGACCGAGCCCGACGCCCAACAGCAGGCGCCAAACCACGCCTCCGTCACTCTGAAGACGACCACGCCTCCCAGAGAGATCCCGGGACACACGGGTTACCTCACCTTCGCCACCAAACCCAGAACCTAGAGCTCGGAACCCAGAGCTCGGAACCCAGAGGGGTTTTTCTCCCGTGCAGTTGATAATCCGTACTTCCCTCGTACATTCATAAGACTGTGATAATCCAGCGGGGGGGTACCAGGTTTCTCCGGCTCCCTGTTGGCGCCGCAGCGCTGAGAGGATTTACAGTTGTGTGTTACATAATTCTGTGCTCCTGTCACTTGGCGCCGGTTGGTTGCTTGCATCAAGCAAGAGTGAAAAATGCAAAACCACAGCAATTTAATTTGAGAAGAATCTCGGTgctttttaaaagctgctttcatTTGTTGAGCGgagcagttttattttgtattttcattttatgcACGTTTGGATTCATATGAATACAATAAATGTGTAAAGAGAAGaaatcatgttttctttatttcatccGACAACCACATGAATGTTGCAATGAAACATAATGAAAGGTTCAAATCCCCCTCACCAGCTAATGGGGTTAACTGCCTTTGAGCAATAACATGAAGAAGCATCCGCTAGATGTGAGATACAGATGTAACGAATACAACAAATTTCTTTAATGTAAGCAGGAAAGTTTATTCTTGATTCTTCAAACCATCGacgttaaataaagatggatgactccTCCCACTTTCCAGACATGAATCGTGTGGTACCGAGGTCCTGCAGATATATATCGACCAATCCAGAAGTCCGTCTCAGCCAATCAATCACGAAGTTTCacactgtttttatatcatcaaagtTTGCTCCGTGTCtaatctgctaacatggaggaggcagggtttatggcGTATTCTGCAAGCAGCcatcagggggcgatcaaggcgCTTAGGCTTCACTTTTCAggtttatctttatttacaaatttacacattttatttataaactaTCTCAAGTTACTGATTCTAAAGCACAAACTGGTCCCAAAATGTTCAAAACACATGGAAGAGGTTTAAAGCTAAAACCAAGAAGGGTCAAAATCTCTGACAATTTTAAGTCTTTACagttaaatgatgaaataatctTGTTCCTGCTATTTGCTATTTTTACATGATTTCCCTGTTAAAGGAAGTTGATGCTGTGGTTAAACATAGAAACGTTTTCTTCCTCCGACCTGCACCCGGTCGCAGCTTCTTCCGAACCCGACCTGACGGATCAGGCTGTCGGACGCTTTGTTTGAGACCAGAGATCCGGGGAAGCTCTGGAAAATCATCACTGCTCCGTGATCTGACCTCACTCGTCTTCTCAGGAAGAGTTTCTTCTCCAAAGCTTCACTG
This Limanda limanda chromosome 12, fLimLim1.1, whole genome shotgun sequence DNA region includes the following protein-coding sequences:
- the trmt61a gene encoding tRNA (adenine(58)-N(1))-methyltransferase catalytic subunit TRMT61A; this translates as MSFVEYNDFIQDGDVAIVYLGHDSLMPVKVQQGAQTQTRFGAIRHSTDLIGHRYGSKVTCSKGGWVQVLHPTPELWTVCLPHRTQILYTTDIATITMMLELKPGSVVCESGTGSGSLSHAILRTIAPTGHLHTVEFHQQRAEKVAEEFKEHRVDHLVTVRNQDVCKDGFGVSGVADAVFLDIPSPWEAVKHAKAALKRHGGRVCSFSPCIEQVQKTCEALADQGFEEISPMEVLLRVHDVRNIYLPLPDFGPESFAQTEPDAQQQAPNHASVTLKTTTPPREIPGHTGYLTFATKPRT